A region from the Corylus avellana chromosome ca7, CavTom2PMs-1.0 genome encodes:
- the LOC132187497 gene encoding G-type lectin S-receptor-like serine/threonine-protein kinase At1g34300, producing MSNANDQGAPGGAVAAVVIVSVVIIMVKIAILFSVWDKITRIFGSSPIAPDSRFQTLTMDKFLNDMEREKPIRFTSQQLRIATDNFTNLLGAGGFGSVYKGIFSNGTIVAVKVLYGSSDKRIEEQFKAEVSTIGRVHHFNLVRLYGFCFDEHLRALVYEYMGNGSLDKYLFLENNILGFEKLHEIAVGTAKGIAYLHEECQQRIIHYDIKPGNILLDPNFFPKVADFGLAKLCNRENTHISMTGGRGTPGYAAPEMWMPFPITHKCDVYSFGMLLFEILGRRRNLNIQLPESQQWFPRWVWKKFEDGELGELTIVCGVEENRREISERMVKIALWCVQYRPESRPVMSVVVKMLEGAVEIPTPLCPFQHMLDVTPDPNSSFNPLQSGSTFDSKYSSQMVTGSGGFVCDTPAMRKYEIQIAST from the coding sequence TAATCATCATGGTAAAGATTGCTATTTTGTTTTCGGTATGGGATAAAATAACTCGAATATTTGGTAGCAGCCCTATTGCTCCGGACTCACGATTTCAGACGCTCACCATGGATAAATTTCTCAATGATATGGAAAGAGAGAAACCAATCAGATTTACCTCTCAGCAGCTCAGGATTGCAACAGACAACTTCACCAATTTGTTGGGTGCAGGAGGGTTTGGATCGGTGTATAAGGGGATCTTTAGTAATGGAACCATTGTGGCAGTGAAGGTTCTATATGGGAGCTCTGATAAGAGAATTGAGGAACAATTCAAGGCGGAAGTTAGTACAATTGGAAGAGTTCATCATTTCAATCTGGTTCGTCTTTACGGTTTCTGTTTTGATGAGCACTTGAGAGCACTTGTTTATGAGTACATGGGGAATGGCTCTCTTGACAAGTACTTATTCCTTGAAAACAATATCTTAGGATTTGAAAAGCTTCATGAGATTGCAGTTGGGACAGCAAAAGGGATTGCTTACTTGCACGAAGAATGTCAGCAGAGAATAATCCATTATGATATAAAACCAGGAAATATTCTCTTGGATCCAAACTTCTTTCCTAAAGTTGCTGATTTTGGTTTGGCCAAGCTGTGTAACAGAGAAAATACTCACATCAGTATGACAGGAGGAAGGGGGACTCCTGGTTATGCTGCACCAGAAATGTGGATGCCATTTCCCATAACCCACAAGTGTGATGTTTACAGCTTTGGGATGTTACTATTTGAAATCTTAGGTAGAAGAAGGAACCTAAATATCCAACTTCCAGAGAGCCAGCAGTGGTTCCCAAGGTGGGTTTGGAAGAAGTTTGAAGATGGAGAACTGGGAGAGTTGACCATTGTTTGTGGGGTAGAGGAGAATCGTAGAGAAATCTCAGAAAGAATGGTTAAAATAGCTCTCTGGTGTGTTCAGTATAGGCCTGAATCTAGGCCAGTGATGAGTGTTGTGGTGAAGATGTTGGAAGGAGCAGTAGAAATTCCAACACCTTTATGTCCATTCCAGCACATGTTGGATGTTACCCCTGACCCTAATTCATCTTTCAATCCATTACAGTCTGGTAGCACTTTTGATTCGAAGTATTCATCTCAAATGGTTACAGGATCTGGAGGCTTTGTATGTGATACTCCTGCGATGAGGAAATATGAGATTCAAATAGCCTCTACTTAG